Proteins from a single region of Chryseobacterium sp. T16E-39:
- a CDS encoding acyl-CoA thioesterase, which yields MQNKPITFQFISEPSDVNYGGNVHGGSVMKWIDQAGYACATTWSGNYSVTVYVGGIRFYEPIKIGEIVKVEAQVIYTGSSSMHISINVFSRNLKQPTFDKKTHCIIVFVAVDENGKKLPVPKWIPETDEEKQQEQYAKRLMELRTQIEDEMKPFL from the coding sequence ATGCAGAATAAGCCAATTACGTTTCAGTTTATCTCGGAACCATCGGATGTTAATTATGGAGGAAATGTTCACGGAGGAAGCGTGATGAAATGGATAGACCAAGCGGGTTATGCTTGTGCAACCACCTGGAGTGGAAATTATTCAGTAACTGTTTATGTGGGAGGAATTAGATTTTATGAACCCATTAAAATCGGAGAGATTGTAAAAGTAGAAGCACAGGTCATCTATACAGGTTCTTCCAGCATGCATATTTCAATCAATGTATTTTCCAGAAACCTCAAACAGCCTACTTTTGATAAGAAAACGCACTGTATCATTGTTTTTGTAGCTGTAGATGAAAATGGGAAAAAACTTCCTGTCCCAAAATGGATCCCCGAAACTGACGAAGAAAAACAACAGGAACAGTATGCAAAAAGACTGATGGAGCTAAGAACCCAAATAGAAGATGAGATGAAACCTTTTTTGTAA
- a CDS encoding arsenate reductase family protein — MKKVFHLNTCDTCRKILAQFDLTGWELREIKKEPVTEEELAEMYKKTKSYEALFSKKSTQIKLRGLDVKALQEKDFKNLLLDHYTFLKRPVFLTDKEIFIGNDKNNVENLKEFFGVN; from the coding sequence ATGAAAAAAGTATTCCATCTCAATACCTGTGATACCTGTAGAAAAATATTAGCACAGTTTGACCTTACCGGTTGGGAACTTCGTGAGATTAAAAAAGAACCGGTTACAGAAGAAGAGTTGGCTGAAATGTACAAAAAGACAAAATCTTACGAAGCATTGTTCAGCAAAAAATCAACGCAGATCAAGCTACGGGGGTTAGATGTAAAGGCATTACAGGAAAAGGATTTCAAAAACTTATTATTAGATCATTATACATTTTTGAAGCGCCCTGTTTTTTTAACAGACAAAGAAATTTTTATAGGAAATGACAAAAATAATGTTGAGAATTTAAAAGAGTTCTTTGGTGTTAATTAA